ACAGTCAGTATTGCTAAAGTAACTATAGCGGTAATTCTCTTGACAACTAGGCTTAACCCAGCACTACTAACAAGCTCAGGCACTTTAGAGATACTCCGGAATAGAGTTAGGGCTGCAAGTATCGCGCCGTAAAAGACCACGGTCTCAAATAGAGTGTCAAGACCTCTATAGTCCCAGACTATCGCCGTAACTGCCTCGGGTGACGCAGCCCACAACCAGGAAATTTCCTGGTTGTAGGTCAGATTCAAGTAATTCTTCGCTATAAATCTAATGTCTTGAGGCGGTAGGTCTCCTAACCCGCCAGAGTAAGTAAGGTATGTGAGAGCCAGTATGATCACGACGAGTAGAGACACGAAGATAAGATCTCTCAGCATCATGTCATCACCTCATACCTACCTACCTTCTTAACGAGAAGTATCACTACTAAGGGGTAGATACCTACAGCTACTGCCACATATACTAAGACTATGTCGGGAGCTAGTAACAAGAAGTAAATTAGTGCGTAAGCCACACTCTGAACA
The Zestosphaera sp. DNA segment above includes these coding regions:
- a CDS encoding hydrogenase subunit MbhD domain-containing protein, with translation MDYIDLIFLIMGISALSSVLFTFLTIRTKDLMYAVVFSSVQSVAYALIYFLLLAPDIVLVYVAVAVGIYPLVVILLVKKVGRYEVMT